In Mesorhizobium sp. J428, the genomic window TTGTCGCGGTAGAGCCGCTCGACTGGATAGTCGCGGGTATAGCCATAGCCGCCGAGAACCTGGATCGCGTGCTTGTTGGCCTCCAGGCAGAATTCCGACGGCCAGGATTTCGCGATCGGCGTCAGAAGGTCGAGCAGCAGCTCGTCGTCGCGCGTCTTCGCCTCATCCGTTCCGGTGCGGATGCCGTCCACCAGCCGCGAGCAGTAGAGCAGCAGCGCGAAGGCCCCTTCCACCGCGCTCTTCTGCGCCAGGAGCAGGCGACGGATGTCGGCATGCTCGATGATCGGCACCTGCTTTGAGGTCGCGTCCTTGCCGTCCGGATGGCGGCCCTGAGGCCGGTCCTTCGCATAGGCGAGCGAGGCCTGGTAGCCGGCCGACGCCAGCGCCGTCGCCCCGAGACCGACGCCGATGCGCGCCTCGTTCATCATCTGGAACATGTAGGCGAGGCCTCTGTGCGGCTCGCCCACCAGATGGCCGATGCATTCGCCCGCCTCGCCGAAATTGAGCAGCGTGTTGGTGGTGCCGCGATAGCCCATCTTGTGGTTGAGGCCGGCAAGCGTCACGCCGTTGCGCGTCCCGATCGAGCCGTCCTCGCCGACGCGGTATTTCGGCACGATGAACAGCGAGATGCCCTTCACCCCGGCGGGTCCGCCCGGAATTTTCGCCAGCACCATGTGGACGATATTCTCGGACATCTCCTGCTCGCCGCCGGAGATCCACATCTTGCGGCCGCTGATGCGATAGGTGCCGTCGCCCACCGGTTCCGCTTTTGTGGCGATATCGGAGAGCGATGAGCCCGCCTGCGGTTCCGACAGGCACATCGTGCCGAAGAAGCGCCCCTCCACCATTGGCGCCAGATAGCGCGCCTTTTGCTCATCGCTGCCGAAGCTGGCAATGAGGTTCGCCGCGCCGATCGTCAGGAAAGGATAGCCGGCGGTGCCGATATTTGCGGCCGAAAACATGTAGGCGCAGGCGATGCGCAGCGTTTCCGGCATCTGTGCGCCGCCCCATTCGTGGTCGAAGCCGGCGCCAAAGAAGCCCGCCTCGCGATAGACGGCGAGTGCTGCGCCCACACGCGGGTCGACGATCGCCTTGCCGTCGACGAATTTCGGCTCGTTCTCGTCCACCGCGGCAGCATGCGGCAGGAAATGATCGATCGCGATGCGCTCGGCCGTGTCCAGCACATTGTCGATGCCGCTCCGGTCCCAGTCGGCGAATCGCGCTGCTTCGCTCAGGCGATCCGCGTCGAGCAGATCGAACAACTGGAAGGCGATGTCGCCACGGTCGATGCGTATCAAGGAACGAATCCCGTTTTTGTGCGTTTGCGAAGTCGGTGCGGAAGAAAGCGAAACTTCCCGAGGAGCGGCTACGTATTCCTTCCGGCCGGGCTCGCCAAGCTAATGGCGAATGCAAGCCGATGTGGCAAGACAAGGAGGGTCGCGTGAAGACAGCACCGGCACGTTCAAGTCTCGTCCGCGCTGCCATGAAGGCGCCCTATCTGCAGCGCGACGAGGAGCACGAGCTCGCGGTCCGCTGGAAGGAAAAGCACGACCAGGCCGCGCTCCACCGCATCACCGTCTCGCACATGCGGCTCGTCATCTCCATGGCGTCGAAGCTGCGCGGCTTCGGCCTGCCGCTGGGCGACCTGATCCAGGAAGGCCATATCGGTCTGCTGGAGGCTGCTGCACGCTTCGAGCCTGAGCGCGACGTGCGTTTCTCCACCTATGCGTCGTGGTGGATCCGCGCCTCGATGCAGGACTACATCCTGCGCAACTGGTCGATCGTGCGCGGCGGCACGAGCTCGACCCAAAAGGCGCTGTTCTTCAACCTGCGCCGGCTGCGCGCGCGTCTCGCCCAGGGCTCGGAGACCTTGTCCAACGATTCGATCTACAGCGAGATTTCGGCCGCGCTCGGCGTGACGAAGGCCGACGTTGCGATGATGGATTCGCGCCTGTCCGCGCCGGACAGCTCTCTCAACGCGCCGGTGGCGGACGAGGGCAGCGGCTCGACGGAACGGATGAATTTCCTCGTGTCGGACGATCCTCTGCCGGACGAGATCGTCGGGGACGCGATCGACGAGCAACGCCGCGTTGGCTGGCTGAAGGCGGCGCTGCGCGTGCTGAACGAGCGGGAACTGCGCATCATCCGCGAGCGACGGCTGCAGGACGAGGGCGCAACGCTCGAACTGCTCGGCGAGAAACTCGGTATCTCAAAGGAGCGCGTGCGCCAGATCGAAACCCGCGCCCTGAAGAAGCTGAAGGCGGCGCTGCTGGAGCAAAACCCGGAGTTCGCCGCGGCCTGACGATTCCTACTGGTCGGTGATGATCTTGACCTTGTCGCCGGCCGACACCGTCGCCCCTGCCGGCAGCGCGTTGATCAGGCGGAACAGCTCCACCTTGCGGTCGACGCCCTGCATCAGGTTGGCGAGCGACTGAACGGTTTCTCCCGACCTGACGGTGCGGACCCGGATGCGCAGCGGCTTGAGCGCGGCCCGCTCCGAGGCCGACAGCACGCGGAAGCTGCCCGACACGGACTTCGCCACGCTTTCCAGAGCAGTGCTGGTCAGGGGTGCCGCGGTGAGCAGGCGGTAGACCTGGCCGCTGGCGCGGACGACGGTGATGTCGAACTGCCAGCCGTCGGCACGTGCCTTGGCGGTCGCGGCCTCGTTGCCGGCGATCGTGGCGCCCGCGATCGAGCTGGGATCGAGGCCCGCGATCCAGCCGGAACGCAGATATTCCTCCAGCGGCATCGACTGCGCGACCTTCACCCCGTCGAAGCGCACGGCCACGTCGCCAGGCCCGGCGGCGGTGACCGCCGCTGCCGAGTTGTCGATAATGAAGCCTTCCGGCACGGTGAACGTGACGCCAAGGCCAGGATGCAGGAAGGTGCGACCGCGGACGAAGCCTTCCTGCGGCGTGTCGCCGAACATCATGCCGTCGATGCCGGCGAGCAGCCAATCGCGGTCCCGCGTTCCCACTCCTGGCGCCCCGAAGGCGCGCGCATGGCCGAGCGCGAGCTCGATGCGCTGGGGTGCCGCCGGATGGCTGGCGAGGAAGTCGAGGCTCGCGTCCGTCGCGCCGCTGACGCTCCGGAAGTCCGCATAGGAAGCCATGGACTGCAGAAAGCGCGCCGCGGCAAACGGGTCGTAGCCGGCGCGGCCGCTGGCGCGGATGCCGATCGCGTCGGCCTCCAGCTCCTGGTTGCGCGAGAACTGCGCCAGGCTGAGCTTGCCGCGCAGCAGCGCCGCCTTCGCCGCCGCGTCGCCTTCGAGCACGTCGCTCACGACACGCGCCGCAAGCACCTCGTCGGCCTCGCGCTGCTGGCGCTGCACGCCGTGATTGGCGGTCACGTGGCCCATCTCGTGCGCGATCACCGCAGCGATCTCGGCCGAATCGTTGGCCAGGGCCAAGAGACCACGCGTTATGTAGAGATAGCCGCCGGGAAGCGCGAACGCGTTGACGTTCGGCGAGTTGAGGATGGTGATCCGGTAGGTCTGGTTCGGATTGTCGGACACGCCGGTGAGATTGCCGACCACCTTGGCGACCATGCGCTCCAGCTTCGGATCCGAGTATTCGCCGCCATAGGTGGCGAGGATGCGCGGATGCTGCTGGCGGGCGATCTCGGCGAACTTGTCGTTGCGGCCGACCGTGTCGACTGTCACCGGATTGGACGACGGCTTCAGGTCCGACGTCATCGACGTGTCGATCAGCTGGCAGCTTGACAGCAGCACGGACAAGGCCGTCGCGGCAATGGCGCCACGGGCCCGGACCTGGCTTGGCGCCATCCGCTGGAGAACTGCACTCATTCTGTCGGAACCTATGAGCAGGCTTGTTCCTCGAAACTCTGTCGGGCGCGACTAGACCCCGGTCCGGCAAGCCTCGGTTACCGCGATTTAGAGCCCCCGCCACGCCGTGACAAGAACGCCTATGCCACACTGCGGCCATAACCGGTAAATGTGTCGCATTGCGGGCAATTTATCGTGAACGGCGCCGGTCGCCGACATAGGCGCGCACGGCCTCCGGGCCGGCATCTCCCAGCAGGTCAGCCACGGGCCCATCGGCTGCGATCCGCCCCGCTTCCACAAACACCATGCGCGGCGCGAGCGCCAGCGCGTCTTCCGGCGAATGCGTCACCACGAGGATGGTCATCCCGGTCTCGCGATGAAGCTCGGCAACGAGCGCCGCCATGTCCGCCCGCAGGCCGGGACCGAGCGAGGCGAAGGGCTCGTCCATCAGAAGCACGGGCCTGCGACGCACCAGAGCCCGCGCCAGTGCTGCCCGCTGCCGCTCGCCGCCTGACAGCTCGCGCGGACGGCGCGCCTCCTTGCCGGCGAGGCCGACGCGCGCCAGCGCCTCGCCGACGGCCAGGCGGTCGTCCGGCGACAAGCGCAGGGTCGGACTGCGCCCGAGCGCGACGTTGGCGAACAGGTCGAGATGGGCGAACAGGTTGTTCTCCTGGAAGATCATCGAGACAGGCCGTTGCGACGGCGGATCGGCCGACACGTCCCGGTCGCCGATCAGGATACGGCCCGCAGCCGGCGTCTCGAAGCCGGCGACGAGGTTAAGCAGCGTCGACTTGCCGGAGCCGCTCGGCCCCATGATCGCGACGATCTCGGCAGGAGCAATCGCCAGATCGAAGGCCATCTTCGTCTCGCCATAGGCGAAGCGGACCCCTTCCAGAACTACAGGCAGACCGAGGCTCATCGTGCATCCTTTCCGAGCCGGTCCGCGAGCGACATCAGGACAAGGCACAGCAATCCGAGCAGCAGCGCAAGTCCCGCGGCGTCCTCCGTTCGATAGCTGCCCATGCGCGCAAAGAGGAGATAAGGCAGCGTCTGCACACCGTCGCTGCCGAACAAAGCAATGACGCCGAGATCGCCGAGCGACAGAGCCATCGCGAAGGCGAAGCCGGTGAGGAGCGGCCGCCGCAGCTCCGGCCAGTCGATCAGCCGAGCCCGGGCGAGGCCCGAGATGCCGAGTTGCGCGCAGAGCCGGTCGTTGCGCAGCGCGGCCGCATCATACGCCGGTCGGATGGCGCGTGTGGCAAACGGCATCGCCATCACGGCGTTGACGGTAAGGACCATCAGCGGCGCGACAGCGAAGACGGCGCCGGTGTTGCGCAACAGCACGAACCAGCCGGCGCCGATGACGATCGGCGGCACGACCAGCACAAGGCTCGCGCCGGTGCCCGCGAAAGTCTCGAGGAACGAGCGCCGCCCGCCCTTGCGCACGGCTTCGAGCCGGCGGCGCATGACGACCAACGAGAGCGACAGCGCGACGCTCAGTGCTGCCGAGCCGAGGGAGAGCGCGAGGCTCTGCCCCGTCGCAGACAGAACGGCGGCCTCGCTCGCCAGCCGGCCAAGATCGGCCCGCAGGCCAGCCGCCACGATCGCCGCCATCGGAGCGAGCACGAACAGCGCCGCGACACCGATCAGCACGCCGTCGAGCATGCTCGCGGCGACGCCCGCGCTCCTCATCCTGCGGCCCACGACCGGCAGGTTCGCATCACCCGTCGCATCCGCGCCCAGGCGCGAGAGCGCAAGCACCGCCGCGACCGTCAGCGCGATCTGCACCACGGTCAGTGCGACGGCCCGCGCGGGCTCGAAGTCGAAGCGCAGCGACTGGTAGATCGCCACCTCCAGCGTCGTCGCCGCCGGCCCGCCGCCGAGCGTCAGCACCACCGTGAAAGAGGTGACGCAGAGCATGAACACGAGTGCGGCCACGCCGGGGATCGCTCCGCGCAGCGCCGGCCACTCGATCAGGCGGAACACCGCGCCCGAGCGCATGCCGAGCTGGCTTGCCAGCCGCCACTGGTCCGGCGGCACGGTCTCCAGCGCCGCAAGCAGCAGCCGCGTCGCCAACGGCAGGTTGAAGAAGACATGCGCAATCAGGATGCCGGACAGGCCGTAGATCCCTGGCCATCGCCCCGCGCCGACGGCGGATGCGAGGTCTGCGACAAAGCCGGCGCGGCCGTAGAGCGCGAGCAGGCCCAATGCCGCGACGATCGCCGGCAGGCCGAGCGGCACCGCGAACAGCCTGAGCA contains:
- a CDS encoding acyl-CoA dehydrogenase, which codes for MIRIDRGDIAFQLFDLLDADRLSEAARFADWDRSGIDNVLDTAERIAIDHFLPHAAAVDENEPKFVDGKAIVDPRVGAALAVYREAGFFGAGFDHEWGGAQMPETLRIACAYMFSAANIGTAGYPFLTIGAANLIASFGSDEQKARYLAPMVEGRFFGTMCLSEPQAGSSLSDIATKAEPVGDGTYRISGRKMWISGGEQEMSENIVHMVLAKIPGGPAGVKGISLFIVPKYRVGEDGSIGTRNGVTLAGLNHKMGYRGTTNTLLNFGEAGECIGHLVGEPHRGLAYMFQMMNEARIGVGLGATALASAGYQASLAYAKDRPQGRHPDGKDATSKQVPIIEHADIRRLLLAQKSAVEGAFALLLYCSRLVDGIRTGTDEAKTRDDELLLDLLTPIAKSWPSEFCLEANKHAIQVLGGYGYTRDYPVERLYRDNRLNPIHEGTHGIQGMDILGRKVVQANGRGLELLAERIGGTVQEASLVSALSGHASDLSAHLAETIALTRVLAAELARDPRKALANATIYLDMFGHVVIAWMWLRQALAAARKLEAGEGDTNFLQGKLAACRYFFAYELPKAKAQRDLLAKLDDTTLDMQAEWF
- a CDS encoding RNA polymerase factor sigma-32, with product MWQDKEGRVKTAPARSSLVRAAMKAPYLQRDEEHELAVRWKEKHDQAALHRITVSHMRLVISMASKLRGFGLPLGDLIQEGHIGLLEAAARFEPERDVRFSTYASWWIRASMQDYILRNWSIVRGGTSSTQKALFFNLRRLRARLAQGSETLSNDSIYSEISAALGVTKADVAMMDSRLSAPDSSLNAPVADEGSGSTERMNFLVSDDPLPDEIVGDAIDEQRRVGWLKAALRVLNERELRIIRERRLQDEGATLELLGEKLGISKERVRQIETRALKKLKAALLEQNPEFAAA
- a CDS encoding M48 family metalloprotease, whose product is MAPSQVRARGAIAATALSVLLSSCQLIDTSMTSDLKPSSNPVTVDTVGRNDKFAEIARQQHPRILATYGGEYSDPKLERMVAKVVGNLTGVSDNPNQTYRITILNSPNVNAFALPGGYLYITRGLLALANDSAEIAAVIAHEMGHVTANHGVQRQQREADEVLAARVVSDVLEGDAAAKAALLRGKLSLAQFSRNQELEADAIGIRASGRAGYDPFAAARFLQSMASYADFRSVSGATDASLDFLASHPAAPQRIELALGHARAFGAPGVGTRDRDWLLAGIDGMMFGDTPQEGFVRGRTFLHPGLGVTFTVPEGFIIDNSAAAVTAAGPGDVAVRFDGVKVAQSMPLEEYLRSGWIAGLDPSSIAGATIAGNEAATAKARADGWQFDITVVRASGQVYRLLTAAPLTSTALESVAKSVSGSFRVLSASERAALKPLRIRVRTVRSGETVQSLANLMQGVDRKVELFRLINALPAGATVSAGDKVKIITDQ
- a CDS encoding ATP-binding cassette domain-containing protein — its product is MSLGLPVVLEGVRFAYGETKMAFDLAIAPAEIVAIMGPSGSGKSTLLNLVAGFETPAAGRILIGDRDVSADPPSQRPVSMIFQENNLFAHLDLFANVALGRSPTLRLSPDDRLAVGEALARVGLAGKEARRPRELSGGERQRAALARALVRRRPVLLMDEPFASLGPGLRADMAALVAELHRETGMTILVVTHSPEDALALAPRMVFVEAGRIAADGPVADLLGDAGPEAVRAYVGDRRRSR
- the thiP gene encoding thiamine/thiamine pyrophosphate ABC transporter permease; this translates as MTRPGLLALCFIALLIGGAFAGLFVEAARDLSGAIGAFDAGMLRIASFTLWQAALSMLLSVVPAILVARALSRHPEFPGRGLLLRLFAVPLGLPAIVAALGLLALYGRAGFVADLASAVGAGRWPGIYGLSGILIAHVFFNLPLATRLLLAALETVPPDQWRLASQLGMRSGAVFRLIEWPALRGAIPGVAALVFMLCVTSFTVVLTLGGGPAATTLEVAIYQSLRFDFEPARAVALTVVQIALTVAAVLALSRLGADATGDANLPVVGRRMRSAGVAASMLDGVLIGVAALFVLAPMAAIVAAGLRADLGRLASEAAVLSATGQSLALSLGSAALSVALSLSLVVMRRRLEAVRKGGRRSFLETFAGTGASLVLVVPPIVIGAGWFVLLRNTGAVFAVAPLMVLTVNAVMAMPFATRAIRPAYDAAALRNDRLCAQLGISGLARARLIDWPELRRPLLTGFAFAMALSLGDLGVIALFGSDGVQTLPYLLFARMGSYRTEDAAGLALLLGLLCLVLMSLADRLGKDAR